From Nocardioides sp. HDW12B, the proteins below share one genomic window:
- a CDS encoding YafY family protein, which translates to MADTSARLLRLLSLLQTPREWPGPELARRLAVSERTVRNDVDRLRTLGYPVDATRGSAGGYRLAAGTAMPPLLLEDDEAVAVAVSLRTSSGGGLSGIEESSLRALTKLQQVLPRRLRSQVEALGAATERVRFGPPRTVVAAGLLTDLAAVVGAQEVVRFGYADHAGASTERKVEPYRLVSMGSRWYLVAFDLARDDWRTFRLDRMSDVRSVGHRFRARGLPAADLADYVAEKTRQVRHRVSGTVRVHAPASFVEQRMGRWNEETVEVEDEHTCLVRIGGPSMTDIAFWLGILEADFEVVDSPELADAVRLIAERYSRAT; encoded by the coding sequence ATGGCCGACACCTCCGCACGCCTCCTGCGCCTGCTCTCGCTGCTCCAGACCCCGCGCGAGTGGCCCGGTCCCGAGCTGGCGCGCCGCCTCGCGGTCAGCGAGCGCACGGTGCGCAACGACGTCGACCGGCTGCGCACGCTCGGCTACCCGGTCGACGCCACGCGGGGCTCGGCCGGCGGCTACCGCCTCGCCGCCGGTACGGCGATGCCGCCGCTGCTGCTCGAGGACGACGAGGCCGTGGCCGTCGCGGTGAGCCTGCGGACCTCGAGCGGGGGCGGGCTGTCGGGGATCGAGGAGTCGTCCCTGCGGGCGCTCACCAAGCTGCAGCAGGTGCTGCCGCGCCGGTTGCGCAGCCAGGTCGAGGCGCTGGGCGCGGCCACCGAGCGGGTCCGCTTCGGCCCGCCGCGCACCGTCGTCGCCGCCGGGCTGCTGACCGACCTCGCCGCGGTGGTGGGCGCGCAGGAGGTGGTGCGCTTCGGGTACGCCGACCACGCCGGCGCCTCGACTGAGCGCAAGGTCGAGCCCTACCGCCTGGTGAGCATGGGGTCGCGGTGGTACCTCGTCGCCTTCGACCTCGCCCGTGACGACTGGCGCACCTTCCGGCTCGACCGGATGAGCGACGTCCGGTCCGTGGGCCACCGGTTCCGCGCCCGTGGGCTCCCGGCCGCCGACCTGGCCGACTACGTGGCGGAGAAGACCCGCCAGGTGCGGCACCGCGTCAGCGGCACCGTGCGGGTCCACGCCCCGGCCTCGTTCGTCGAGCAGCGGATGGGGCGCTGGAACGAGGAGACGGTCGAGGTCGAGGACGAGCACACCTGCCTGGTGCGGATAGGCGGGCCGTCGATGACCGACATCGCCTTCTGGCTCGGGATCCTCGAGGCCGACTTCGAGGTCGTCGACTCACCCGAGCTGGCGGACGCCGTACGCCTCATCGCGGAGCGGTACTCCCGCGCCACGTGA
- a CDS encoding MFS transporter, with product MTTALTPPEVRPPLPTGGSPDRAAWIGFAVVLTATVLNILDSTIVNVAAPAVAAELAMSTSALEWIAAAYTLALAVGLMTGARLGDLLGRRRMMLLGLTGFVVTSVGCALAPTGETLIAARALQGLTAAVMVPQAFGLLREMFAPEHLGKPFAAMGPAIGMATVLGPVVAGGLLQLDVLGTGWRSLFLVNVPVGLAALYVGWRVLPRTTPSHAGTRLDLTGTLLLGAFSFLLIFPLVEGRALGWPTWVVATAVAAAPVLALFVAQQRRRLSAGLTPLIETSLLRKPSYVAGLAFMTVFFGCVVGLSLVVGIFLQVGLGETPMSAGLYLSSLAVGSFFGAGVGAWATTAVGRPILHVGLTVMAVGCLVLWASLRGADGGVGALDLAPGMATFGLGMGMIFVPLFSIVMGEIDDHEVGSATGLLSSVEQLGASLGVAVLATLFFHVIDLESGGPAAAVATGRHLAAAEQTLLVVVALCALAWAVAWALPRRARAMH from the coding sequence GTGACCACTGCCCTGACCCCGCCCGAGGTGCGCCCGCCCCTGCCGACGGGCGGCTCGCCCGATCGTGCGGCGTGGATCGGCTTCGCCGTCGTCCTCACCGCGACCGTGCTCAACATCCTCGACTCCACCATCGTCAACGTCGCCGCCCCGGCGGTCGCGGCCGAGCTGGCGATGAGCACCTCGGCGCTCGAGTGGATCGCGGCGGCGTACACCCTCGCGCTGGCGGTCGGGCTCATGACCGGCGCCCGGCTCGGCGACCTGCTCGGCCGTCGGCGGATGATGCTGCTCGGGCTGACCGGCTTCGTCGTCACGTCCGTCGGCTGCGCGCTCGCGCCGACCGGCGAGACCCTCATCGCGGCGCGCGCCCTGCAGGGGCTGACGGCCGCCGTCATGGTGCCGCAGGCGTTCGGGCTGCTGCGCGAGATGTTCGCCCCCGAGCACCTGGGCAAGCCGTTCGCGGCGATGGGACCGGCGATCGGGATGGCGACCGTGCTCGGTCCGGTCGTCGCGGGAGGTCTGCTGCAGCTCGACGTCCTCGGCACGGGCTGGCGCTCGCTGTTCCTGGTCAACGTGCCGGTCGGCCTGGCGGCGCTGTACGTCGGGTGGCGGGTCCTGCCGCGCACCACCCCGTCGCACGCCGGCACCCGGCTCGACCTCACCGGCACCCTGCTGCTGGGCGCCTTCAGCTTCCTGCTGATCTTCCCGCTGGTCGAGGGCCGCGCCCTGGGCTGGCCGACCTGGGTGGTCGCGACCGCGGTCGCCGCCGCCCCGGTGCTGGCGCTCTTCGTGGCCCAGCAGCGACGCCGGCTGTCGGCCGGGCTCACCCCGCTCATCGAGACGAGCCTGCTGCGCAAGCCGTCGTACGTCGCCGGGCTGGCCTTCATGACCGTGTTCTTCGGCTGCGTGGTCGGCCTGTCGCTGGTGGTCGGGATCTTCCTGCAGGTCGGGCTCGGTGAGACACCGATGAGTGCTGGGCTCTACCTGTCCTCGCTCGCGGTCGGGTCGTTCTTCGGCGCCGGCGTCGGGGCCTGGGCGACGACCGCGGTCGGCCGTCCGATCCTCCACGTCGGCCTGACGGTCATGGCGGTCGGCTGCCTGGTGCTGTGGGCGTCGCTGCGCGGGGCCGACGGCGGGGTCGGGGCGCTCGACCTGGCACCCGGGATGGCGACCTTCGGGCTCGGGATGGGGATGATCTTCGTGCCGCTGTTCAGCATCGTCATGGGCGAGATCGACGACCACGAGGTCGGCTCGGCGACCGGGCTGCTGAGCTCGGTCGAGCAGCTCGGCGCCTCCCTCGGCGTGGCCGTGCTGGCGACGCTGTTCTTCCACGTCATCGACCTGGAGTCCGGAGGTCCGGCGGCCGCGGTCGCCACCGGTCGCCACCTGGCCGCGGCCGAGCAGACGCTGCTCGTCGTGGTCGCCCTGTGCGCGCTGGCCTGGGCCGTCGCCTGGGCGCTCCCCCGCCGGGCCCGCGCGATGCACTGA
- a CDS encoding alpha/beta hydrolase, with product MSDLPRPTGPPSRRTLNGEVAALVQGPRLALASPRLLRAPRAPRGVDAPVVVDIPGWQAPELSGAPIRAFLKRLGYDARGWGFGVNRGDPQADADRLARKVAQWAEQHGPVHLVGWSLGGVIAREVARELPEAVAQVVTYGTPVVGGPSHTAVARYYGAEESQRVAELSERHDRANPLSVPVTAIFSRRDGIVSWQACLDHVTPGVEHVEVGSTHLGMGIDPDVWLTVADRLARATR from the coding sequence GTGTCGGACCTCCCCCGGCCGACCGGCCCGCCGTCGCGACGGACCCTCAACGGCGAGGTCGCCGCGCTCGTGCAGGGACCGCGGCTGGCCCTGGCCTCGCCCCGGCTGCTGCGTGCGCCGCGAGCGCCGCGCGGCGTCGACGCGCCCGTGGTCGTCGACATCCCCGGTTGGCAGGCGCCCGAGCTGTCGGGTGCACCGATCCGCGCCTTCCTCAAGCGGCTCGGGTACGACGCGCGCGGGTGGGGCTTCGGCGTCAACCGCGGCGACCCCCAGGCCGACGCGGACCGGCTGGCCCGCAAGGTGGCCCAGTGGGCCGAGCAGCACGGGCCGGTGCACCTCGTCGGCTGGAGCCTCGGGGGCGTGATCGCGCGCGAGGTGGCCCGCGAGCTGCCGGAGGCGGTGGCCCAGGTCGTCACCTACGGCACCCCGGTCGTGGGGGGACCCTCGCACACCGCGGTCGCGCGCTACTACGGCGCCGAGGAGAGCCAGCGGGTCGCCGAGCTGTCCGAGCGCCACGACCGGGCCAACCCGCTGAGCGTGCCGGTCACCGCGATCTTCAGCCGGCGCGACGGCATCGTGTCCTGGCAGGCCTGCCTCGACCACGTGACGCCCGGCGTCGAGCACGTCGAGGTCGGCTCCACCCACCTCGGCATGGGCATCGACCCCGACGTCTGGCTCACCGTCGCCGACCGCCTCGCCCGCGCCACCCGCTGA
- a CDS encoding ABC transporter permease: MLLTLTTGSATAATPDPDLRLAVVLVLLVGIAVAASYAGRLGVAREQVTAAVRAVVQLAVVSLVIAAALASVWWSLAFVLLMYGVATLTSARRLDVARRQVVWVGAAVAAGALPVLVLALGSGVVPFNGAGVIPVAGIVIGNVMTASTLTGRRAFDQLRDQRGTYEAALALGLPGRDAAELVVRPTAREALLPGLDQTRTVGLVTLPGAFIGVLLGGGTPLQAGAAQVLVLVGLMAGQAVTCAVLLRLVATRRVVRADLRAHPLPR; this comes from the coding sequence GTGCTGCTGACCCTCACGACCGGTTCAGCGACGGCCGCGACGCCGGACCCGGACCTGCGCCTCGCGGTCGTCCTCGTCCTGCTCGTCGGGATCGCGGTCGCGGCGTCGTACGCCGGACGGCTCGGCGTGGCGCGCGAGCAGGTGACGGCCGCCGTCCGGGCGGTGGTCCAGCTGGCGGTCGTCTCGCTGGTGATCGCGGCGGCGCTGGCGTCGGTGTGGTGGTCGCTGGCCTTCGTCCTCCTCATGTACGGCGTCGCGACGCTCACCTCCGCGCGTCGGCTCGACGTGGCGCGCCGCCAGGTCGTCTGGGTGGGGGCGGCGGTGGCAGCCGGCGCCCTGCCGGTGCTCGTCCTGGCGCTCGGGTCCGGGGTCGTGCCCTTCAACGGCGCCGGCGTCATCCCGGTCGCCGGGATCGTGATCGGCAACGTGATGACGGCCTCGACGCTCACCGGTCGACGCGCCTTCGACCAGCTCCGTGACCAGCGCGGCACCTACGAGGCGGCCCTCGCGCTGGGCCTCCCCGGACGGGACGCGGCCGAGCTCGTCGTACGACCCACGGCGCGCGAGGCCCTCCTGCCCGGCCTCGACCAGACCCGCACCGTCGGGCTCGTCACGCTGCCGGGCGCGTTCATCGGCGTCCTTCTTGGGGGCGGGACACCCCTGCAAGCCGGCGCCGCGCAGGTCCTCGTGCTCGTCGGCCTCATGGCCGGCCAGGCCGTCACGTGCGCGGTCCTCCTGCGCCTCGTCGCCACCCGCCGCGTCGTCCGCGCCGACCTCCGCGCCCACCCCCTGCCGCGCTGA
- a CDS encoding ROK family protein, whose product MTPEVSAGGLLELVRTGRAGTRTELAQATGLSRTAVVTRVTALLDAGLLLAGEERASTGGRPPASLVFHNRAGVVLAAAVGRSRTQLGVFDLDGQELAGVWSDHEVGVGPEELMPQVAGRLRALLDGVEPRVVAVGMSLSGTVDPERVMSVDSPVMRGWDGVPLAPYLAEVTDAPVHLANDASALATSELLGQPDPPREALVLKASTGLGLGIIAGGEVLHGAGGATGEMGHSKHSAAVGLTCRCGASGCLETIAGGWALVQRLQESAPELGAGHVRDLVRLALDGDPVARGLLIESSRHVGDLLANAVNLLNPEVVVIGGDMGGAFDLYVAGVRQQVYANAAAMNTRDLVFRPAAHGDRAGLLGCAAIAIEAVLAPAAVDAFLASRP is encoded by the coding sequence GTGACCCCAGAGGTGTCGGCCGGAGGGCTGCTGGAGCTGGTGCGGACCGGGCGCGCGGGCACGCGCACCGAGCTCGCTCAGGCGACCGGTCTGTCGCGCACCGCCGTCGTCACCCGGGTCACCGCACTGCTCGACGCCGGACTGCTGCTCGCCGGCGAGGAGCGCGCCTCCACCGGGGGACGTCCCCCGGCCTCCCTGGTGTTCCACAACCGCGCCGGCGTCGTGCTGGCGGCCGCGGTGGGCCGCTCGCGCACCCAGCTCGGCGTCTTCGACCTCGACGGCCAGGAGCTCGCCGGGGTGTGGTCGGACCACGAGGTCGGCGTCGGGCCCGAGGAGCTCATGCCCCAGGTGGCCGGCCGGCTGCGCGCGCTGCTGGACGGCGTGGAGCCGCGGGTGGTGGCGGTCGGCATGAGCCTGTCCGGCACGGTCGACCCGGAGCGGGTCATGAGCGTCGACTCCCCCGTCATGCGCGGCTGGGACGGCGTGCCCCTGGCGCCGTACCTCGCGGAGGTCACCGACGCCCCCGTCCACCTGGCCAACGACGCCTCCGCGCTCGCCACGTCCGAGCTGCTCGGACAGCCCGACCCGCCGCGCGAGGCGCTGGTGCTCAAGGCCTCGACCGGCCTGGGGCTCGGCATCATCGCCGGCGGCGAGGTGCTCCACGGCGCCGGCGGCGCGACCGGCGAGATGGGCCACAGCAAGCACTCCGCCGCCGTCGGGCTGACCTGCCGCTGCGGGGCCAGCGGGTGCCTGGAGACGATCGCCGGCGGCTGGGCGCTCGTGCAGCGGCTGCAGGAGAGCGCGCCGGAGCTCGGGGCCGGGCACGTGCGCGACCTCGTGCGGCTCGCGCTGGACGGCGACCCCGTCGCGCGCGGGCTGCTCATCGAGAGCAGCCGCCACGTCGGCGACCTGCTGGCCAACGCGGTGAACCTGCTCAACCCCGAGGTCGTCGTGATCGGGGGCGACATGGGAGGGGCGTTCGACCTCTACGTGGCGGGGGTGCGGCAGCAGGTCTACGCCAACGCCGCGGCGATGAACACCCGCGACCTCGTCTTCCGCCCCGCTGCCCACGGCGACCGCGCCGGGCTCCTGGGCTGCGCCGCCATCGCCATCGAGGCCGTCCTGGCGCCGGCCGCCGTCGACGCCTTCCTCGCCTCCCGCCCCTGA
- the edd gene encoding phosphogluconate dehydratase, giving the protein MTSLHPVVAEVTRRITDRSRPHRDAYLARIDAATDKGPARTKLACGNLAHGFAASEPKEKQALRRRSKPNVAIVTSYNDMLSAHQPYGAYPPILKDAVLRAGGIAQVAGGVPAMCDGITQGRDGMQLSLFSRDLIAMSAAVALSHDMFDGALMLGVCDKIVPGLVIGALSFGHLPTVFVPAGPMTSGLPNNEKARVRQLHAEGKVGREELLDAEAASYHSAGTCTFYGTANSNQLLMEVMGLHLPGASFANPGTSMREALTRAAAARVTALTPQGGEPTPIGRLVDEKTVVNACVALLASGGSTNHTLHLVAMARAAGIVLTWQDLADLSAVVPLLARVYPNGQADINHFHAAGGVAFLVHTLLGGGLLHDDVQTVMGRGLWRYTTEPRLAPDGLGGTTGAPGVAWEEGPKASLDTGVLRGIEDPFAADGGVRVLHGPLGTAVIKTSAVKDQHRVVTAPAMVFDDQDSLLAAFAEGRLDGRDLVAVVRYQGPAANGMPELHKLTPALGVLQDRGQQVAIVTDGRMSGASGKVPAAIHVTPEAALGGVLGRVQDGDVITVDAERGVLELVVSEQELRARQSTGRAPTGEEWVGTGRELFAGFRATVGAADTGASVFPALQPYDFSHEENRVAEHI; this is encoded by the coding sequence GTGACTTCTCTCCACCCCGTCGTCGCCGAGGTGACGCGCCGCATCACCGACCGCAGCCGCCCGCACCGCGACGCCTACCTGGCGCGCATCGACGCCGCGACCGACAAGGGGCCGGCCCGCACCAAGCTGGCCTGCGGCAACCTCGCCCACGGCTTCGCCGCCTCGGAGCCGAAGGAGAAGCAGGCGCTGCGCCGCCGGAGCAAGCCGAACGTCGCCATCGTGACGTCCTACAACGACATGCTCTCGGCCCACCAGCCCTACGGCGCCTACCCGCCGATCCTCAAGGACGCCGTGCTCCGCGCCGGCGGCATCGCCCAGGTCGCCGGCGGCGTCCCCGCCATGTGCGACGGCATCACCCAGGGGCGCGACGGCATGCAGCTCTCGCTCTTCAGCCGCGACCTGATCGCGATGTCGGCGGCGGTGGCGCTGAGCCACGACATGTTCGACGGCGCGCTCATGCTCGGCGTCTGCGACAAGATCGTGCCCGGGCTCGTGATCGGCGCGCTGTCCTTCGGGCACCTGCCGACCGTGTTCGTCCCGGCCGGTCCGATGACCTCCGGCCTGCCGAACAACGAGAAGGCACGCGTCCGCCAGCTCCACGCCGAGGGCAAGGTCGGCCGCGAGGAGCTGCTCGACGCCGAGGCCGCGTCGTACCACTCCGCCGGCACCTGCACCTTCTACGGCACGGCGAACTCCAACCAGCTCCTCATGGAGGTCATGGGCCTGCACCTGCCCGGCGCCTCGTTCGCCAATCCCGGCACGTCGATGCGCGAGGCGCTGACCCGCGCCGCCGCGGCCCGGGTCACCGCGCTCACCCCGCAGGGCGGCGAGCCGACGCCGATCGGCCGTCTGGTCGACGAGAAGACGGTCGTCAACGCCTGCGTGGCCCTGCTCGCCAGCGGCGGCTCGACCAACCACACGCTGCACCTCGTCGCGATGGCACGCGCCGCCGGCATCGTGCTGACCTGGCAGGACCTCGCGGACCTGTCGGCCGTGGTGCCGCTCCTGGCCCGGGTCTACCCCAATGGTCAGGCTGACATCAATCACTTCCACGCCGCCGGCGGGGTGGCCTTCCTCGTGCACACGCTGCTCGGGGGAGGGCTGCTCCACGACGACGTGCAGACGGTCATGGGCCGCGGCCTGTGGCGCTACACCACCGAGCCCCGGTTGGCTCCGGACGGCCTGGGGGGGACGACCGGAGCCCCGGGGGTCGCGTGGGAGGAGGGGCCGAAGGCCTCCCTCGACACCGGCGTCCTGCGCGGGATCGAGGACCCCTTCGCCGCCGACGGCGGGGTGCGGGTGCTGCACGGCCCGCTCGGCACCGCGGTCATCAAGACCTCGGCGGTCAAGGACCAGCACCGGGTCGTCACCGCCCCGGCGATGGTCTTCGACGACCAGGACTCCCTGCTGGCCGCCTTCGCCGAGGGCCGTCTCGACGGCCGTGACCTCGTGGCCGTCGTGCGCTACCAGGGGCCGGCCGCCAACGGCATGCCCGAGCTGCACAAGCTGACCCCCGCTCTCGGGGTGCTGCAGGACCGCGGCCAGCAGGTCGCGATCGTCACCGACGGCCGCATGTCGGGCGCCAGCGGCAAGGTCCCGGCCGCCATCCACGTCACCCCCGAGGCGGCGCTGGGCGGCGTGCTCGGCCGCGTCCAGGACGGCGACGTCATCACCGTCGACGCCGAGCGCGGCGTCCTGGAGCTGGTGGTCAGCGAGCAGGAGCTGCGCGCCCGCCAGTCCACGGGCCGCGCCCCGACCGGCGAGGAGTGGGTCGGCACCGGCCGCGAGCTGTTCGCCGGGTTCCGCGCCACCGTCGGGGCCGCCGACACCGGGGCGAGCGT
- a CDS encoding GAF domain-containing sensor histidine kinase: protein MCTRNSTGVDTVIEQYGVLGEPAGRDLEALVHLAAQVCGVSHAAINLLTETEQHQVATAGFDASVCSREDSMCAAVLHDPRVVMVADASRDDRFRDNPFVTGEIGDVRFYASAGLTTPQGVVIGRLCVFDDEPRVLDDEQRELLTSLAERVVDALELRLRSRQLEESLARLTRTQEELHRSNEKLTLFAGQISHDLRTPLTALLANVEMLSEEPAVTDDALLGTLASGAMRAGRRMAAMIEDIHAHALLGADLRPVPVDLGEVVADVLRDLRPAVEDAGAHVEVGPLPVVCGDPQQLYAVLLNVLSNALKFRRPGVAPVVEVRAHAEGRGHRVEVLDNGPGVAVEERGRVFDLYARVDPETPGSGIGLATARRIVENHGGEIGLEAADGGGTLAWFSLPR from the coding sequence ATGTGCACGCGCAATTCGACGGGGGTCGACACCGTCATCGAGCAGTACGGCGTGCTCGGCGAGCCCGCAGGCCGCGACCTGGAGGCGCTGGTGCACCTCGCGGCGCAGGTCTGCGGGGTCTCGCACGCAGCGATCAACCTGCTCACCGAGACCGAGCAGCACCAGGTCGCGACGGCCGGCTTCGACGCGTCGGTGTGCTCGCGGGAGGACTCGATGTGCGCCGCCGTGCTGCACGACCCGCGGGTGGTGATGGTCGCCGACGCCAGTCGTGACGACCGCTTCCGCGACAACCCCTTCGTGACCGGCGAGATCGGCGACGTCCGGTTCTACGCCTCGGCCGGGCTGACGACGCCGCAGGGCGTCGTGATCGGCCGACTGTGCGTCTTCGACGACGAGCCGCGCGTGCTCGACGACGAGCAGCGCGAGCTGCTGACGTCGCTGGCCGAGCGGGTCGTCGACGCGCTCGAGCTGCGACTGCGCAGCCGGCAGCTGGAGGAGTCGCTGGCGCGACTGACGCGCACCCAGGAGGAGCTGCACCGCTCCAACGAGAAGCTGACGCTCTTCGCGGGTCAGATCAGCCACGACCTGCGCACCCCGCTCACGGCGCTGCTGGCCAACGTCGAGATGCTCTCGGAGGAGCCGGCCGTCACCGACGACGCCCTGCTCGGCACCCTGGCGTCGGGCGCGATGCGGGCCGGACGGCGGATGGCCGCGATGATCGAGGACATCCACGCCCACGCGCTGCTGGGGGCCGACCTGCGACCGGTGCCGGTCGACCTGGGCGAGGTCGTGGCCGACGTGCTGCGCGACCTGCGGCCGGCGGTCGAGGACGCCGGCGCCCACGTCGAGGTGGGGCCGCTGCCGGTCGTCTGCGGCGACCCGCAACAGCTCTACGCCGTGCTGCTCAACGTGCTGAGCAACGCGCTGAAGTTCCGCCGGCCCGGAGTGGCGCCGGTCGTGGAGGTCCGGGCGCACGCCGAGGGGCGGGGGCACCGCGTCGAGGTCCTCGACAACGGACCGGGGGTGGCGGTCGAGGAGCGCGGGCGGGTCTTCGACCTCTACGCCCGTGTCGACCCCGAGACGCCCGGCAGCGGGATCGGCCTGGCCACCGCCCGCCGGATCGTGGAGAACCACGGCGGCGAGATCGGCCTGGAGGCCGCCGACGGTGGCGGCACACTCGCCTGGTTCTCCCTGCCGCGCTGA
- the zwf gene encoding glucose-6-phosphate dehydrogenase, which translates to MSPTPAPGGPAGPASCDFVVFGGTGDLALRKLLPALFLRDAEDQLADDARIIGVSRADVDDAAYRAGARAGLADHVPDADPVAVDRFLGRLHHVPLEFDDAEGWHLLHGLLKNRPLGEPDPVRVFYLAVAPSLFGLICERLEQVGAVDERSRVVMEKPIGHDLESARAVNDAVGRVFDESQVFRIDHYLGKESVQNLLVTRFANTFLEPVWNAHWIDHVQITVAESLGVGSRGGYYDRAGALRDMVQNHLLQLLCLVAMEPPTVASREDVRDEKLKVLKALKPLTAAEVDRDTVRGRYGAGLVDGEPVASYAEEVGVPDTRTETYVALKAEVNNWRWAGVPFYLRTGKRMDRRLSEIVVVFKQPPHAMFPHSEGVNEANRLHIHLQPDEGMRMHMTAKEPGPGGIRLRPVSLDLSYAATFEQRLPDAYERLLMDVIRGNPTLFMRRDEVEAAWTWVEPILDRWASTPERPRKYPAGTTGPTAAATLLERDGRAWQETDQ; encoded by the coding sequence GTGAGCCCCACTCCTGCCCCCGGCGGACCCGCCGGACCCGCGTCCTGCGACTTCGTCGTCTTCGGCGGCACCGGTGACCTGGCCCTGCGCAAGCTGCTGCCGGCCCTGTTCCTGCGCGACGCCGAGGACCAGCTCGCCGACGACGCCCGCATCATCGGTGTCTCCCGGGCCGACGTGGACGACGCCGCCTACCGGGCCGGCGCCCGTGCCGGCCTGGCCGACCACGTGCCCGACGCCGACCCGGTCGCCGTCGACCGGTTCCTGGGCCGCCTGCACCACGTCCCGCTCGAGTTCGACGACGCCGAGGGCTGGCACCTGCTGCACGGCCTGCTCAAGAACCGCCCCCTGGGCGAGCCCGACCCGGTGCGCGTCTTCTACCTCGCCGTCGCCCCCAGCCTCTTCGGCCTCATCTGCGAGCGCCTCGAGCAGGTCGGTGCCGTCGACGAGCGCTCGCGCGTGGTCATGGAGAAGCCGATCGGCCACGACCTCGAGTCGGCCCGCGCGGTCAACGACGCAGTCGGCCGCGTCTTCGACGAGTCGCAGGTCTTCCGCATCGACCACTACCTCGGCAAGGAGAGCGTCCAGAACCTGCTGGTCACGCGCTTCGCCAACACCTTCCTCGAGCCGGTGTGGAACGCGCACTGGATCGACCACGTGCAGATCACGGTGGCCGAGTCGCTCGGCGTCGGCAGCCGCGGCGGCTACTACGACCGCGCCGGCGCGCTGCGCGACATGGTGCAGAACCACCTGCTCCAGCTGCTCTGCCTCGTCGCCATGGAGCCTCCGACGGTCGCGTCGCGCGAGGACGTCCGCGACGAGAAGCTCAAGGTCCTCAAGGCGCTCAAGCCGCTCACTGCGGCCGAGGTCGACCGCGACACCGTCCGCGGCCGGTACGGCGCCGGGCTGGTCGACGGCGAGCCCGTCGCGTCGTACGCCGAGGAGGTCGGTGTCCCCGACACCCGCACCGAGACCTACGTGGCGCTCAAGGCCGAGGTCAACAACTGGCGCTGGGCCGGCGTGCCGTTCTACCTGCGCACCGGCAAGCGCATGGACCGTCGCCTCTCGGAGATCGTGGTGGTCTTCAAGCAGCCGCCGCACGCGATGTTCCCGCACAGCGAGGGCGTCAACGAGGCCAACCGCCTGCACATCCACCTGCAGCCCGACGAGGGCATGCGGATGCACATGACCGCCAAGGAGCCCGGCCCGGGAGGGATCCGGCTGCGTCCGGTCTCGCTCGACCTGAGCTACGCCGCCACCTTCGAGCAGCGGCTCCCCGACGCCTACGAGCGCCTGCTCATGGACGTCATCCGCGGCAACCCGACCCTGTTCATGCGCCGCGACGAGGTCGAGGCCGCCTGGACCTGGGTCGAGCCGATCCTCGACCGCTGGGCGAGCACGCCCGAGCGTCCGCGGAAGTACCCCGCCGGAACCACCGGACCCACCGCCGCCGCCACGCTCCTCGAGCGGGACGGCCGAGCCTGGCAGGAGACCGACCAGTGA